The following coding sequences lie in one Brevibacterium marinum genomic window:
- a CDS encoding sensor histidine kinase, whose translation MPGRVRGRGGPLARRLFFLQLALIVIVCAALSITSYVSTLGSARDATSERVLSIAETLAHDPFVIESVQGSEASETSAKLQPYALTVISTADVDFVTIMDRDRTRYTHPDRRQLGKDYIGSVDRALTGHSQVEEYEGTLGESVRAIVPITDSSGEVTAMVSVGVTLQTLSVARAAALPQIIIVGLAAIGLGGLGSWILSRYLRRVTLGYGPEQLKSLFAFYDSALHSLREGLVLVDDDGRLVLYNDEAAALLGLPEPDDRTPIPLAEVDLPVSVDALLSSGRDAVDEIHLTQERVLVVNQKRASQPDGGRDEDRGGGTVATLRDRTDIQELTGELETMTTLTEALRAQTHEHANRLHTVSTLIELGRSPEALDFAVRDQQESQRLTDSFVDSLDEPFITALMIGKAAQANERGIELTVTATGQLPPASLDARDLVTVAGNLLDNAFDAAADSEERHVWADFVAADGELIITIADSGPGIEDTDIDAIFHLGASEKAAAPRTGGRGFGLVLVRQAVTRLGGELDVESDGGAIFTVTLPLTEDNLGEGAANDSAATNERTGDGRDGGDDGR comes from the coding sequence GTGCCCGGCCGAGTCCGGGGCCGAGGCGGACCGCTGGCACGCCGACTCTTCTTCCTTCAGCTCGCGCTCATCGTCATCGTCTGCGCCGCACTGTCCATCACCAGCTACGTCTCGACGTTGGGTTCCGCCCGCGACGCCACCTCGGAGCGGGTGCTGTCCATCGCCGAGACCCTGGCCCACGACCCCTTCGTCATCGAGTCCGTTCAGGGATCGGAGGCGTCTGAGACCTCGGCGAAGCTGCAGCCGTATGCGCTGACCGTGATTTCGACCGCGGACGTCGACTTCGTGACGATCATGGACCGCGACCGCACCCGGTACACACACCCGGATCGTCGGCAGCTGGGTAAGGACTACATCGGCAGCGTCGACCGGGCGCTGACGGGCCACAGCCAGGTCGAGGAGTACGAAGGCACGCTGGGGGAGTCGGTGCGCGCAATCGTGCCCATCACCGACTCATCCGGCGAGGTCACGGCAATGGTTTCGGTCGGAGTGACGTTGCAGACCCTGTCGGTGGCCCGGGCGGCGGCACTGCCGCAGATCATCATCGTCGGTCTCGCGGCGATCGGACTCGGCGGACTCGGGTCCTGGATCCTCAGCCGCTACCTGCGCCGAGTCACCCTCGGCTACGGGCCCGAGCAGCTCAAGAGCCTCTTCGCGTTCTACGACTCCGCGCTGCATTCGCTGCGCGAGGGCCTCGTCCTCGTCGACGATGATGGGCGTCTGGTCCTCTACAACGATGAGGCCGCCGCGCTGCTGGGTCTGCCCGAGCCCGATGACCGCACCCCCATTCCCCTCGCCGAGGTGGACCTGCCCGTATCCGTGGATGCTCTGTTGTCGTCGGGCCGGGATGCCGTCGACGAGATCCACCTGACACAGGAGAGGGTGCTGGTGGTCAATCAGAAGCGGGCCAGTCAGCCGGACGGCGGCAGGGACGAGGACCGGGGCGGCGGCACCGTGGCCACCCTGCGCGATCGCACCGACATCCAGGAGCTGACCGGTGAGCTCGAGACGATGACGACGCTGACCGAGGCGCTGCGGGCCCAGACCCATGAGCATGCCAACCGGCTGCACACGGTCTCGACGCTCATCGAGCTGGGGCGCTCCCCTGAAGCCCTGGACTTCGCGGTCCGCGATCAGCAGGAGTCGCAGCGGCTGACCGATTCGTTCGTCGATTCCCTTGACGAACCCTTCATCACGGCGCTGATGATCGGCAAGGCCGCGCAGGCCAATGAGCGTGGGATCGAACTCACCGTCACGGCCACCGGTCAGCTCCCGCCGGCCAGCCTCGACGCGCGTGATCTCGTCACCGTGGCCGGCAACCTCCTCGACAACGCCTTCGACGCCGCAGCCGACTCCGAGGAAAGACACGTGTGGGCCGATTTTGTCGCCGCCGACGGGGAGCTCATCATCACGATCGCGGACTCGGGCCCGGGCATCGAGGACACGGACATCGACGCGATCTTCCACCTCGGCGCCTCTGAGAAGGCGGCGGCCCCGCGCACAGGTGGACGCGGGTTCGGGCTGGTCCTCGTCAGGCAGGCCGTGACCAGGCTCGGTGGGGAACTGGACGTCGAATCGGATGGCGGTGCGATCTTCACGGTCACACTGCCACTGACGGAGGACAACCTCGGCGAGGGCGCAGCGAATGACAGCGCCGCGACGAACGAGAGAACCGGAGACGGACGGGATGGTGGCGATGACGGGCGATGA
- a CDS encoding response regulator — protein MTGDDAELRVLIVEDDPMTAEAHGDYVRRVPGFTVAAICLSGYDALARIDALADAGTPVDIVLLDMSLTDSHGLDVAKRMNTRGHGADIIAITAVRHLQVIKSAISTGITQYLIKPFTFAAFREKLENQRAFRLNLSGDEAGSLATQAAVDNALSALRSVSSERLPKGLIEETLAAVSGVVRDSMSPVSATEVGARLELSRVTVRRYLEHLVKTKQAVKQPRHGTPGRPEYEYRWA, from the coding sequence ATGACGGGCGATGATGCCGAGCTGCGGGTGCTCATCGTCGAAGACGATCCGATGACCGCCGAGGCGCACGGGGACTACGTCCGCAGAGTTCCGGGGTTCACCGTCGCGGCCATCTGCCTCAGCGGATACGATGCGCTCGCCCGCATTGATGCGCTGGCGGATGCCGGCACCCCGGTCGACATCGTCCTGCTGGACATGAGCCTCACCGACTCGCACGGTCTCGACGTGGCCAAACGCATGAACACGCGCGGTCATGGGGCCGACATCATCGCGATCACCGCAGTGCGCCACCTGCAGGTCATCAAGTCCGCGATCTCGACGGGGATCACGCAGTACCTCATCAAACCGTTCACCTTCGCCGCCTTCCGCGAGAAGCTGGAGAACCAGCGGGCGTTCCGCCTCAATCTCAGCGGCGACGAGGCGGGGTCGTTGGCGACCCAGGCGGCCGTCGACAATGCGCTCAGTGCGCTGCGCTCGGTGTCATCGGAGCGCTTGCCCAAGGGGCTGATCGAGGAGACGCTGGCGGCGGTGTCCGGCGTCGTGCGGGACTCGATGTCGCCCGTTTCCGCGACCGAGGTGGGCGCGCGATTGGAGCTCTCCCGCGTGACGGTGCGCCGGTATCTGGAGCATCTGGTGAAGACCAAGCAGGCGGTGAAACAGCCGCGACATGGGACGCCGGGACGGCCTGAGTATGAGTATCGGTGGGCGTGA
- a CDS encoding cation:dicarboxylate symporter family transporter, protein MATLPSNAEAAEAGPTPPQRKKDRTHWLYIMVIIAVVLGAAIGLMAPEVGIALKPLGTAFVALIKMIIAPIIFCTIVLGVGSVARAATVGKVGGLAMVYFLIMATFALVIGLVVGNLIHPGAGLHLKPYEESSGGSEGSTVEFLMSLIPGDIPVLPTLVLALLVGFALQSMGKAGEPVVNGIRHIQAVVFKLMMMIMWAAPVGAFGAIAAVVGATGWAAIGSMAILMGAFYLTCALFIVIVLGGLLKIVTGLNIFLLMKYLAREYLLIFSTSSSESALPRLLAKMEHAGVSKPVVGITVPTGYSFNLDGTAIYLTMASLFVSTAMGMPMSLPEQISLLVFMIIASKGAAGVTGAGLATLAAGLQSHRPELLDGMGVIVGIDKFMSECRALTNFTGNAVATLLIGKWTNEIDIDQARATLAGKSPFDEQSLEPDAHGVPADTESAAPEDSEKEKVSVS, encoded by the coding sequence ATGGCAACGCTGCCATCGAACGCAGAGGCCGCCGAGGCGGGGCCCACCCCACCGCAGCGGAAGAAGGACCGCACGCACTGGCTCTACATCATGGTCATCATCGCCGTCGTCCTCGGCGCGGCCATCGGACTCATGGCCCCCGAGGTCGGCATCGCCCTCAAACCGCTGGGCACCGCTTTCGTGGCACTGATCAAGATGATCATCGCACCGATCATCTTCTGCACCATCGTCCTCGGCGTCGGGTCCGTGGCCCGTGCGGCCACCGTCGGCAAGGTGGGCGGACTCGCGATGGTCTACTTCCTCATCATGGCCACCTTCGCCCTGGTCATCGGCCTGGTGGTCGGCAACCTCATCCATCCGGGCGCGGGTCTGCACCTCAAGCCCTACGAGGAGTCCTCGGGCGGCAGTGAGGGTTCGACCGTCGAGTTCCTCATGAGCCTCATCCCCGGCGACATCCCCGTCCTGCCCACCCTCGTCCTCGCGCTGCTCGTCGGCTTCGCCCTGCAGTCGATGGGCAAGGCCGGCGAGCCTGTCGTCAACGGCATCCGCCACATCCAGGCGGTGGTGTTCAAGCTCATGATGATGATCATGTGGGCCGCCCCCGTCGGCGCCTTCGGTGCCATCGCCGCGGTCGTCGGCGCCACCGGTTGGGCAGCGATCGGATCCATGGCCATCCTCATGGGTGCCTTCTACCTCACCTGCGCCCTGTTCATCGTCATCGTCCTCGGCGGTCTGCTCAAGATCGTCACGGGCCTCAACATCTTCCTCCTCATGAAGTACCTGGCGCGCGAATACCTGCTCATCTTCTCGACCTCGTCGTCAGAGTCGGCACTGCCTCGACTGCTGGCAAAGATGGAGCACGCCGGTGTCTCGAAGCCCGTCGTGGGCATCACCGTACCGACCGGGTACTCGTTCAACCTCGACGGCACCGCCATCTACCTGACCATGGCGTCGCTGTTCGTCTCCACTGCCATGGGCATGCCGATGAGCCTACCCGAGCAGATCTCGCTGCTGGTGTTCATGATCATCGCCTCGAAGGGAGCCGCCGGAGTCACCGGTGCGGGACTCGCCACCCTGGCCGCCGGCCTGCAGTCCCACCGCCCGGAGCTGCTCGACGGCATGGGCGTCATCGTCGGCATCGACAAGTTCATGTCCGAATGCCGCGCCCTGACCAACTTCACCGGCAACGCTGTGGCCACTCTGCTCATCGGCAAATGGACGAACGAGATCGACATCGACCAGGCACGGGCAACGCTGGCCGGCAAGAGTCCGTTCGACGAGCAGTCCCTCGAACCGGACGCCCACGGAGTACCGGCTGACACCGAGTCGGCTGCCCCCGAGGACAGCGAGAAGGAGAAGGTGTCCGTGAGCTGA